In Mycolicibacterium aubagnense, the DNA window GGTGCAGGTGCTGCCCCGCGGGACGGCGTGGCTGGACACCGGGACGTTCGACCAGATGACGGATGCCGCCGAATTCGTGCGGACCATCGAGCGTCGCACCGGATTGAAGATCGGGGTGCCCGAGGAAATCGCTTGGCGGCGTGGCTATCTCAGCGGCGACGAACTGCGGGAGCGTGCCGAGCCGTTGGTGAAGTCCGGCTATGGCACCTACTTGCTGGACCTGCTGAGCAGGGGGCACTGATGGCACGGTTGCTGGTCACCGGGGGTGCCGGGTTCATCGGTGCCAACTTCGTCCGATACCTCCTGGACCACACCGATCATCACGTGACGGTGCTGGACAAGCTGACCTACGCGGGCAATCGCGAATCCCTTGCGGGCCTGCCGGATCAACGGATGACGTTCGTCCTGGGTGATATTGCCGACGCGGCCCTGGTCGACGAATTGATGGCGACGACCGACGTCGTGGTCCATTTCGCCGCGGAATCCCACAACGACAACTCGCTGCGTGATCCCGAACCGTTCTTGCACACCAATCTGGTCGGGACATTCACGCTGCTGGAGGCCGTGCGCAAGCACGGCGCCCGGCTGCACCACATCTCGACCGACGAGGTGTACGGCGACCTCGAACTCGACGATCCCGCCAAGTTCACCGAACGCACGGCGTACAACCCGTCGTCGCCGTATTCGTCCACCAAGGCCGGCAGTGATCTGCTGGTGCGTGCCTGGGTGCGGTCCTTCGGCGTCCGAGCCACTATTTCCAACTGCTCCAACAACTATGGGTCCTACCAGCACGTCGAGAAGTTCATCCCGCGGCAGATCACCAACGTGCTGTGCGGAATCCGGCCGAAGCTCTATGGCGCGGGGCGCAATGTGCGGGACTGGATCCATGTGGATGATCACTCGTCCGCCGTGCTGGCGATCATCGAGCAGGGGCGCCTCGGCGAGACGTATCTGATCGGCGCCAACGGCGAGAAGGACAACAAGACCGTCATCGAGATGATCCTGACGCAGATGGGCCAACCGGCCGACGCCTACGACCACGTGACCGATCGGGCCGGGCACGACCTCCGTTACGCCATCGATTCGACCAAGCTCCGTACCGAGCTCGGTTGGCAGCCAAAGTATCTCGACTTCGCCGACGGGTTGAGCGCCACCATCGCCTGGTACCGCGACAACGAGGCGTGGTGGCGCCCGGTCAAGGACGCCACCGAAGCGCGCTACGCCGGCCAGGGCCAGTGAGCGGCGGGCAGCCAGTGACCGAGTATGGGAAACCGTTGTCCGCCAACGCCACACCGATCCCTGGGCTGACCATCTGGGAACTGCCGGTGCACGGCGACAACCGCGGCTGGTTCAAGGAGAACTGGCAGCGCGAGAAGATGACGGCGCTCGGGCTGCCGGATTTCGGTCCTGTGCAGAACAACATCTCGTTCAACGACACGGCCGGCACCACCCGAGGCATCCATGCCGAACCGTGGGACAAGTTCGTGTCGGTTGCCACGGGCCGCATCTTCGGTGTCTGGGTCGATCTACGGGACGGCCCGATGTTCGGGACGGTGTTCACCGCGGAGCTGGACCCGTCGCGCGCGGTGTTCGTCCCGCGCGGGGTCGGTAATGCGTTCCAGACCCTGGAATCCGGCACCGCCTACGTCTATCTGGTCAATGACCACTATTCGTTTGACGCCCAATATGTTTCGGTAAATCTGGCCGACGAGTCGCTGGCCATCGAATGGCCGATTCCGCTCGAGCGCGCCGAGCTGTCGGCCAAGGACCGGGCACATCCCCGGCTGGCCGACATCACACCCGTCGCGCCCCGAAAGACGTTGGTACTCGGCGCGAATGGCCAACTGGGCCGGGCCCTGCGCGCTGAATACGGCGACGACCCGATCGTCGAGTTCGTCACGCGGGACAACGTGGACCTGACCGGCGACCTCGAGACGGCCCTCCGCTGGCAGGACTACGACACCGTCATCAACGCTGCCGCGTACACCGCGGTGGACGACGCCGAGACCCCGGGCGGTCGGGTCGACGCCTGGGCCGTCAACGTCACCGGCGTTGCGGCACTGGCACGTATCGCGACCGCGCGCGGCCTCACGCTGGTGCACCTCTCCAGTGACTACGTCTTCGACGGCACATCCGAATCCCCGTACCGGGAGGACGACCAGATCGCCCCGCTCGGGGTCTACGGCCAGACCAAGGCGGCCGGCGACCAGCTCGTCGCGACGGTGCCTCGGCACTACATCCTGCGGACGTCCTGGGTGATCGGCGACGGTCGCAACTTCGTCCGCACCATGCTGTCGTTGGCAGAGCGCGGCGTCGACCCGTCGGTGGTCGACGACCAGTTCGGGCGGCTGACGTTCACCTCGGAGCTGGCCCGGGCGATCCGGCACCTCATCACCACGAGCGCCCCGTACGGGACGTACAACGTCACCGGCGGCGGACCGGCGATGTCGTGGGCGGACATCGCCCGGCGGGTGTTCGAGCTGTCGGGCCACGATCCGGAGCGGGTCACGGGTGTCAGCACCGAGGACTACTTCGCCTCGGCGACCAGAGCGGTGGCACCGCGGCCGCGGAACAGCGTGCTCGACAACCAGAAGCTGGAGTCAACGGGATTCAAACCCGAGGCAGTCGACGATTCGTTGTCGCGCTACCTGAGTCGGTAGCAGCGCATTCCCGCCAAGCGGACGCTTGCTCGGGTGCGTTGAGGAGCGCCGTGTGAAGATGGACGGACTATGAGCTCTACAGATCTCAGCCCGGTGTCCCTGCGTGCGGCGTTCGGTCAGTTCCCGACCGGCGTCGTCGCCATCGCAGCCCACGTCAACGGCGAAAAGGTGGGCCTGGCCGCGAGCACGTTCGTGCCGGTGTCGCTGGAACCGCCGCTGGTCTCGTTCTGTGTGCAGAACACCTCAACCACCTGGCCGAAGCTCAAGGATCTGCCGGCGCTGGGGATCAGCGTGCTCGGACAGCAGCACGACGCGGCAGCGCGCACCCTGGCGGCCAAAACCGGTGACCGCTTCGCGGGGATGGAAACCGAGTTACGCGACAATGGCGCGCTGTTCATCCACGGCACCAGCGTGTGGCTGGAGACGTCGATCGATCAGCTGGTTCCCGCCGGCGACCACACCATCGTGGTCTTGGCGATCACCGACATCGTCATCAATCCCGACGTGGAGCCGATGGTGTTCCACCGCAGCGCATTCCGTCGCCTGGAAGCCTGAGCCGACACGCCGTCGGCTCTGCGAACTGCGCCACGTCGCCTAGGGCCGGGAGCCGAGTTCCTGCCGGTATTCTGCGACTCGCTTTTCGAGCTCGGCGGCGTCGTCCGGCCGCCCTTCCTTACGGGCCAATTCGGCGCGCAAGGAGAGTTCGCGGATCGCGGTCCGAATGTCGTTGACGCTGTGCGTTTCTGTACGACCCATCTGGCTGCCTTTCGTATACGGATTGGCTGCCCTTCCGAGCCTACGCCCGCGATCCAGGCCCTACCGGCTCATCGCCGGAACAGTTTGTTGCCCAGCCAGACGATCGGGTCGTACTTACGGTCGGCGACGCGCTCCTTCATGGGGATCAGCGCGTTGTCGGTGATCTTGATGTGCTCGGGGCAGACCTCGGTGCAGCACTTGGTGATGTTGCAGTAGCCCAGGCCGAACTCGTCCTGCGCCATGTCCTTGCGGTCCAGGGTGTCGAGCGGGTGCATGTCCAGCTCCGCCACGCGCATCAGGAAGCGCGGCCCGGCGAACGCCTGCTTGTTCTCCTCGTGGTCGCGCACCACGTGGCAGGTGTTCTGGCACAGGAAGCACTCGATGCACTTGCGGAACTCCTGCGAGCGCTCGACATCTTCCTGCTGCATCCGGTACTCGCCGGGCTTGAGGTCCTTGGGCGGCGCGAAAGACGGGATCTGGCGCGCCTTTTCATAGTTGAACGACACGTCGGTCACCAGGTCGCGCATGATCGGG includes these proteins:
- the rfbB gene encoding dTDP-glucose 4,6-dehydratase, with product MARLLVTGGAGFIGANFVRYLLDHTDHHVTVLDKLTYAGNRESLAGLPDQRMTFVLGDIADAALVDELMATTDVVVHFAAESHNDNSLRDPEPFLHTNLVGTFTLLEAVRKHGARLHHISTDEVYGDLELDDPAKFTERTAYNPSSPYSSTKAGSDLLVRAWVRSFGVRATISNCSNNYGSYQHVEKFIPRQITNVLCGIRPKLYGAGRNVRDWIHVDDHSSAVLAIIEQGRLGETYLIGANGEKDNKTVIEMILTQMGQPADAYDHVTDRAGHDLRYAIDSTKLRTELGWQPKYLDFADGLSATIAWYRDNEAWWRPVKDATEARYAGQGQ
- the rfbD gene encoding dTDP-4-dehydrorhamnose reductase; the encoded protein is MTEYGKPLSANATPIPGLTIWELPVHGDNRGWFKENWQREKMTALGLPDFGPVQNNISFNDTAGTTRGIHAEPWDKFVSVATGRIFGVWVDLRDGPMFGTVFTAELDPSRAVFVPRGVGNAFQTLESGTAYVYLVNDHYSFDAQYVSVNLADESLAIEWPIPLERAELSAKDRAHPRLADITPVAPRKTLVLGANGQLGRALRAEYGDDPIVEFVTRDNVDLTGDLETALRWQDYDTVINAAAYTAVDDAETPGGRVDAWAVNVTGVAALARIATARGLTLVHLSSDYVFDGTSESPYREDDQIAPLGVYGQTKAAGDQLVATVPRHYILRTSWVIGDGRNFVRTMLSLAERGVDPSVVDDQFGRLTFTSELARAIRHLITTSAPYGTYNVTGGGPAMSWADIARRVFELSGHDPERVTGVSTEDYFASATRAVAPRPRNSVLDNQKLESTGFKPEAVDDSLSRYLSR
- a CDS encoding flavin reductase family protein; translated protein: MSSTDLSPVSLRAAFGQFPTGVVAIAAHVNGEKVGLAASTFVPVSLEPPLVSFCVQNTSTTWPKLKDLPALGISVLGQQHDAAARTLAAKTGDRFAGMETELRDNGALFIHGTSVWLETSIDQLVPAGDHTIVVLAITDIVINPDVEPMVFHRSAFRRLEA
- a CDS encoding succinate dehydrogenase/fumarate reductase iron-sulfur subunit, which codes for MSESYQANLRVWRGDDTGGGLDDFKVEVNEGEVVLDIIHRIQATQAPDLAVRWNCKAGKCGSCSAEVNGRPRLMCMTRMSTFDPAETVTVTPLRAFPIMRDLVTDVSFNYEKARQIPSFAPPKDLKPGEYRMQQEDVERSQEFRKCIECFLCQNTCHVVRDHEENKQAFAGPRFLMRVAELDMHPLDTLDRKDMAQDEFGLGYCNITKCCTEVCPEHIKITDNALIPMKERVADRKYDPIVWLGNKLFRR